A segment of the Parasynechococcus marenigrum WH 8102 genome:
CGTTGGGAACACTCCGTAGGCTGCCAACATTGGGGGATTCCGCCATCGAACATCCCACTGAGCTTCTTGATCAACGCAGCCATGCGCGTGCCCTGCGCTCGATGCGCTGCCTGCCCTTCGCGGCGGCGCTCTACCGGGAGCTTCAGCAGCAGGGGCTGGATGCCGACAGCATCTGGAACAACAGGTCGCGCTTTGGCCGTGGCCCGGCCTGGCCACGGAATGGGGAAAGGCTGGAGGACGACCTGCGCTGGCTGATTACCGTTGGCGTGCTGCGACGGGAAGTGGACGGCCAGGGGCTCACCAGTCGCTTTCGCCTTACCCCCCTCGGACGTGACCTGCTGGACGGCCATCAGGCTGAGCTACTGCTGCCAGCGGGCTGGAACGATCGCCTGCGGCAGGTGCTGCGGCGCCGCTGGCCCTTTTGAACCGCAAGCGGCCACTGATGGTGCTGGGGACCTCCAGTGGAGCCGGCAAATCCCTGATGACAGCAGCTCTCTGCCGGGTGCTGCACCGCCGCGGCGAACAACCGCTGCCCTTCAAGGGGCAGAACATGAGCAACAACGCCTGGGTGGATGCCGACGGCGGCGAGATGGCGTACTCCCAGGCGATGCAGGCCTGGGCCGCCGGTCTGGAGCCCTGCTGTGCCATGAATCCCGTGCTGCTCAAGCCACGGGGCGATAGCACCAGTGAGGTGATACACGGCGGCACCAGCGTTGGCCTGGCCCGAGCGGAGCATTACTACCGCGACTGGTTCCGTCCTGGCTGGCAGGCGATCCGTGAAGGGCTCCAGACCATGCAACAGCGATGGCCCAACGGTCGGCTGGTGCTGGAGGGGGCCGGCAGTCCGGTGGAGGTGAATCTGCAACGACGGGACCTCACCAACTTGCGCCTGGCCCAATACCTACGCGCCAACTGCCTGCTGGTGGCGGATATCGAACGCGGCGGCGTGTTCGCACAGATCGTCGGCACCCTGGCGCTGCTTCGTCCGGTGGAACGGCCGTTGATCAAAGGGATCCTGATCAACCGCTTCCGTGGCCGGCGTGAATTGTTCGATGAAGGTCGCAGTTGGCTGGAACAGCACACCGGTGTTCCGGTGCTCGGGGTGATGCCGTGGCTCAACGATCTGTTTCCGCCGGAGGACTCCCTCGATCTGCTGGAGCGCAAGCCCAACCGAGGACCCACCGATCTGGAGATCGCGGTGCTGAAGCTGCCGTCGATCAGCAACTTCTCGGATCTCGACCCGCTGGAGGCGGAACCCAGCCTGCGGCTGCGCTGGGTGCACCCTGGCGACAGCCTTGGAAGCCCCGATGCTGTGCTGCTGCCTGGCAGCAAACAGACACTGCGGGATCTCGAGACTTTGCGCAGCAGCGGGCTGGACCGTCAGCTCACGGCCTATGCCACCAATGGAGGCTCACTGCTGGCGATCTGCGGTGGCATGCAGCTGCTCGGACAGGAGCTGCACGACCCTGAGCAACTGGAGGGCGGTGATGGGGCTGGGCCCTGGCCCGGGCTGGGGTTGTTACCGCTCACTACAGAGTTCGGTGGAACGAAGGCCTTGCGACAACGTGAGGTTCAAGCGCTCTGGCCGGGGACAACTCCGATCTCCGGCTTTGAACTGCACCACGGCAGCACCTGGGCTTCTGATGATCTCCAGCCAATCTGCAACGAGCCGGGTCTCGGCTGGTGGTGCGCAACACCGGCTGGTGGCTGCATCGCCGGCACCTACCTGCACGGACTTCTCGACAACGGTCCCTGGCGGCGTCGTTGGCTCAATCAGCTGCGCGAACGCAAGGGGCTGGCGCCCCTGATCACCGGCCTGCCCCACCACGGGGAGCACCGCCACCAACTGCTCGAGCGCCTGGCCGATGCCTTCGAGCAGCATGTGGATCTAACACC
Coding sequences within it:
- a CDS encoding Npun_F0494 family protein, coding for MGDSAIEHPTELLDQRSHARALRSMRCLPFAAALYRELQQQGLDADSIWNNRSRFGRGPAWPRNGERLEDDLRWLITVGVLRREVDGQGLTSRFRLTPLGRDLLDGHQAELLLPAGWNDRLRQVLRRRWPF
- a CDS encoding cobyric acid synthase — translated: MVLGTSSGAGKSLMTAALCRVLHRRGEQPLPFKGQNMSNNAWVDADGGEMAYSQAMQAWAAGLEPCCAMNPVLLKPRGDSTSEVIHGGTSVGLARAEHYYRDWFRPGWQAIREGLQTMQQRWPNGRLVLEGAGSPVEVNLQRRDLTNLRLAQYLRANCLLVADIERGGVFAQIVGTLALLRPVERPLIKGILINRFRGRRELFDEGRSWLEQHTGVPVLGVMPWLNDLFPPEDSLDLLERKPNRGPTDLEIAVLKLPSISNFSDLDPLEAEPSLRLRWVHPGDSLGSPDAVLLPGSKQTLRDLETLRSSGLDRQLTAYATNGGSLLAICGGMQLLGQELHDPEQLEGGDGAGPWPGLGLLPLTTEFGGTKALRQREVQALWPGTTPISGFELHHGSTWASDDLQPICNEPGLGWWCATPAGGCIAGTYLHGLLDNGPWRRRWLNQLRERKGLAPLITGLPHHGEHRHQLLERLADAFEQHVDLTPLLQP